Within the uncultured Bacteroides sp. genome, the region CATTATACTTCTTTGTAATGGGGTAGAAATAAAGCGACATAACAGCTACAAAGAATGTACATGCAGGGATAAGACTTGATGAAAGAACTATTCCATTTATTGCAGTGCTACTTTGATTAACACCAGCTCCCGATATATAACCAAATCCGGAAAGCAAGAAGCCCAGAATAGCTCCGCCAATACCTAATCCGGCTTTCAGAGCAAACACAACACCGGCAAAAACCAATCCCGTAGCACGACGGTTGTTTACATATTCAGAATAATCGGCAACATCAGCAATCATAGCCCACAACAAAGGTACAGTTGGAGCATATGCCAGACTCTTCAGAAAGTTCAGTAAAAACATAGTTCCTACATCTGCCTTTCCAGGGAAGTAGAAAAGAGCTGTGAACAAGGTTGTCAAAGCCAGACAAACAATAAATACACTCTTTTTCCCATAACGGTTAGATAAAAAGCCCGACAGGAAAATAACGCCAAAGAACTGTACTAATGCTCCAAGCATATTAAATACTCCAAAACCTACCTCATACGCTTTATCCGGACTGCTGACTATAAGTCCGAAAGCATTCAGAATATTATGCCAAACACCATTAGAAGATGTTTTTGCCACTAGCCCCATTTTACCAAGAAAATCATAAAGAGCATTTTCATCCACATAATTTTCAAAGTAGTAATTCATTGCACTGCCCCACATTGCCAGAGTTATAAAAAGAAATAGAGTAAGAATGAACATTGCACGCCACGGAAGACTGGCCACAACATCTTTAAGATCTTGTCTGATATTGGTTTTCTGACTGGCCGGAGGTGTAATACGTTCACGGGCGGAAAAGAAAGTTATAACTAAAAAGATAAAGCCGATAACAGCAAACAGACTAATGGTACAGAACCATCCATGTGCTATGTCTCCTCCTGCAGAGAATTTTCTTACAAGCGGAAGCGTAATCCCTGCACAACGAACTGTGCAATGGTAGCTGCCACAAAACGAATAGATGTTATGCTTGTACGCTCCCTGATATTACTAGTCATTACTCCTCCTAATGAAGAATAAGGAGTATTATTAAATGAGTAGACTGACATCAGCAAGGTATAAGAGACTGTTGCGTAAAGTGCCACTAAAGCTTTATCTTCAATACCCGGATTGGTGAAGGCAAGAACATAGAACACCATAAAAGGTAATGCAGTCCACAACACCCACGGACGGAATTTCCCAAAACGAGTTTTTGTCCGGTCAGACAAAATTCCCACTGTTGGGTCAACAAATGCATCGGCAATGCGGGCAACCAGCATTACAGTTCCGGCAACAGCACCTTCAAGACCAAAAACATCCGTGTAAAATTTGGTCTGATAAATCATCATCATTTGGAACACTAGGTTGGCAGAACAATCTCCCAAACTATAGCCGATCTTTTCAAGCATCGACACTTTTTGAAATTGCGTATTCATAACAGTTTTTCTATTTAAAATTTCTAATAAGGCTATTTATTTCCCTTGTACAAATATACCTCACTATCAGATTTCGAATAACAACATTATAACACACATACTTTGTTCTGTATTACATTTTCTGATCCAATATAACAAATACTTTTCTCTACGTTACATTATATGCTTTTGCCTTATTATTTAGCTATTTGCCGGTTCTGTTTTCTTAAAATAAAAATGCCCGGGTTAAATGTATTCCACATTAACCCAGGCAATCTTTTATGCGCTATTATAGAGTCAGCTTTATCGTCTCAATGCTTATTTTGCTTTCAGTTCTTTTTCAATTTCTTTCACCAGTCCGGCAAACTCTTCTTCATTATACAAACGAGTCATCTTCACAATCTTTCCATTTCTGTCGATAAGCACATTGCGGGTAATGCCAGCTTCACGATCAGCATATTTGGCAAAGATATTGGCTTTGGGGTCTAACCCCAGCGAATAAGTAATCTTTGTCTGCTCCTTAAAGCCAAGAACAGTCTTCAGTGGTTCGTCACGATCAATAGCCATCAGCACAAAATCCTTGTTATCTTTGTTCTTCTGCCAGATATCACTCTCAATGAAAGGCATCTCCTTGCGGCAAACACTACACCAGCTGGCAGTAAACTGCAGCATCACCACTTTTCCCCTGAACTGAGACAGCTTTATCTTCTTACCATCAGTAAGAGTCATTTCAAAATCGGGAGCAACATCACCCACCTTTACTATGTAACCTCTCACATCTGCAGCAACCTTCTGGTCTGCCGGTTTATCCTTTTGCTGAGCACTTACCTGAGTTATTCCCATGCCCATCAATAACAGACAAAACAAATACTTATACACTTTATTCATACATAAAAACCATTCTGGTTAAACAATAAACCTATCTACTGATATATATAACAAATCCATTGGCCGAATCAATCATTTTTAACTCAACCAATAGATTACAAATATACATCAAATAAAATTAGAACTTATAATGAATTGCTACCGACATTTTAAGAAAACATCAACAATATTCCGATTATAAAAACAGAAACCACTACAAATAAGATTATTCTTTCCATAAGTTCTCTTACAAATTATTAAGTCTAATTGAAAAACGGCGCAATTTAGAGATAAAACTGAAAGCCCGCAAATTCCTTAACAAAACATACTTTGGTTTAGTATTTTTAAATAGAATGAGCTAATTCACTGACTGCAAGTTACATAATTTAGCTTATGGAACATAGGTTTCATTTTTAACTTGTTGGCTGCAATCTCTATTTCTATAACAGGTATATGGGAGGCAATCTTGTAGGTTCTTATCTTATCGGATTATAAATATTTGCAGCCACATATAAAGTTGAAATTTCCTATTTACAAGAACCCGAGATTTCGGCCAAATGGTTATCACGCATCTTATTGTACCAAACGTTGTCAATGAAAATATATTGATTATTTTTTAAATCAATAGAAGGGTACTTTTGCCCTTTAAAAAACCTTTGTGAGTTCATCTCGCCTTCAATTTTATAGTTTCCTTCCAATCTGAGATAGGTTGTATAGAATACTTTATTATTCTCATCAAAGCAAAATTTTATTGTATCCGTTTTTTCGTAATTATCCCTTTTATTAAACTTAGACTTTACCTTTTCATATTGAATTGCATGTAACATAAAACCCTGCCCTTCATTTTGTAAATCAACCAATCTTAATGTACATAAACCGCTCTCATTATACAATTTTAAAGAATCCGTAGCTTTATCGTAAGTGTCTTTAAATTCATAGCTTTCCGTTGACAAAACATCTAATGCTTTGCAAAATTTGCCATTAGAGATACATATAAGTGCAGTCTTTCTCACTTTAACGCCACTCCCACCTCTGGTTCTATACTGAATGACAATAAACTTATTACCCAAAATCTTCATATCTTCTTCCAATCCCCTGTAATCATTGAGACAGAGCATTTCTTTAGAATTAAGTTTGAGAGTAATTCTGTCGTTAACATCATCCAGTTCAACATTAACTCTTACCGATTCATTGGACAAAGAATTCAGTTCAAGGTTCATATCTTCATTTTCCTGCGACATTGCATGATTGGAAACAAAAGACAGAACTGCCGTAATGATCAAAATATAAATGTTTTTCACTATCACTTTATAACTATTTTTTAGTATTCAAAAGCTACTTTATTTTCTTTGGGGCAATAAATTCAATTGGAATTACAAATTTCATAGGAACATTCGCCCCATTGGTTTTGGCCGGTATCCATTTTGGCATTATCTTTATTATCCTAAGAGCCTCTTTGTTGCAATAAACATCAAGCGGAGAACGTATTATCCGGGGATCTTTCACATCTCCATTTTCTGAAACGATAAAGCGTACATAGACTTTCCCATGAGTACCAAAGGGTCTTGATTGCTCCGGATAATTTAAGTTCGTTTTAATAAACCTGAGCAATGCAACATCTCCTCCCGGATATTGAGCAAATTGTTCCGGTTCGCGATCTGTTGGAAACATATTCTCAAGAGTTATTGAATCGTTTTTTAAACCAGTTTCATTTCCCTGAGCTATAACCTGACTAATTACAATTACAAAGAATAACAAACAACACATATACCTATATACATTATCTATTTTATTCATTTCATCAAGAATATTAAACGATATTCAAATCAATTTCAAAACAAAGATAATATTTACTTCATAAGTTTGGCTTTATGAAGTATAAATATTTTATATCAAAGCCGTATTATTTGCACATGCCAAACATTTAGCAAATATTGCAGGCCTATAGCAGATGTTGAATCCTTATTTTAAATTCTTAATAGTTATCAGAATGATTAACATCAGTAGAATCAGAAACTTTGAATGATCATACTTTTCTATTTTAAATTATTACAACATATATAAAAGTCCTCTCAATATTAATTACAATAAATCGTAAATTCCTTAATATAAGCAAATACAAAATTATTCTATCAATAATGAAGATTAGGTTACTTTTGCTTATCTTCGCACCATTATTTGTATAGCTAACGATTATCCTATATTGATTAATAGTGAAAAATAGAGATCTTTCTTTAGATTTGCTCCGCATTTTATCCGCAATATCAGTAATTACAATACACGTTTCCGGCGATAACTGGAACAAAGTTAACGTACACTCTTTTGAATGGCAGACTTTTAATTTTTATGAAAGCCTGGTTAGGTTCTCTGTTGCTGCATTTGTTATGATCAGTGGCGTTTTTCTGTTAGACGCTTCT harbors:
- a CDS encoding TlpA disulfide reductase family protein; amino-acid sequence: MGITQVSAQQKDKPADQKVAADVRGYIVKVGDVAPDFEMTLTDGKKIKLSQFRGKVVMLQFTASWCSVCRKEMPFIESDIWQKNKDNKDFVLMAIDRDEPLKTVLGFKEQTKITYSLGLDPKANIFAKYADREAGITRNVLIDRNGKIVKMTRLYNEEEFAGLVKEIEKELKAK
- a CDS encoding energy transducer TonB — protein: MNKIDNVYRYMCCLLFFVIVISQVIAQGNETGLKNDSITLENMFPTDREPEQFAQYPGGDVALLRFIKTNLNYPEQSRPFGTHGKVYVRFIVSENGDVKDPRIIRSPLDVYCNKEALRIIKIMPKWIPAKTNGANVPMKFVIPIEFIAPKKIK